Proteins encoded within one genomic window of Oncorhynchus masou masou isolate Uvic2021 chromosome 1, UVic_Omas_1.1, whole genome shotgun sequence:
- the LOC135547308 gene encoding adhesion G protein-coupled receptor G3-like isoform X3: MNGQQLCSIKNIFQNITKQGPQKVILDSIKGSVTSHQKNNLLKFRMALPSTNNATLEKMDDIWLEIPTEALNAILGDMKQEVNLGAFWFENDSLFPVEENNTELLNSRVVSIDVGEDISGLSNYFKITFLFQNASVENKSLACVFWDLENDTVAHWNSAGCVTETKENETMCSCNHLSFFAVLMSPVSGSSASLSSSSVWLLTLLSRVGCGISLCFLCLALLIHLRRGKSDDSLCIHIHLCVALLCLNLTFLINDSLASLGVHGLCVATAAATHYSLLCTLTWFSLEGFHLYLLIIRVFNIHVNRYLLKLGLVGWGECRIPGIVVTIIVACGKYGEYRIYQQDGGAIQMCWLTDSALNTVSFSYFVLTFAVNMLCFGSVTVKVVRAHRQSPVLRERGMNRGTVLSLLGLAWLLGVSWGVLLFQFGPLRETAFYIFCTINSLHGLFLFLRYWALTRPEKASISMATTVSS; the protein is encoded by the exons atgAATGGTCAGCAGTTATGTTCCATAAAAAA CATATTTCAGAACATTACCAAGCAGGGACCTCAGAAAGTGATCCTCGACAGCATCAAAGGTTCAGTGACATCACATCAGAAGAACAATTTGCTAAAGTTTAGAATGGCTCTACCCTCCACCAATAAT GCCACGTTGGAGAAGATGGATGACATTTGGTTGGAGATTCCTACTGAGGCTTTGAATGCTATTCTGGGAGACATGAAACAGGAAGTTAACCTGGGAGCATTTTGGTTTGAGAATGACAGCCTGTTCCCG GTGGAGGAGAACAACACTGAGCTCCTAAACAGTCGAGTGGTATCCATCGATGTGGGAGAGGACATCTCAGGCCTCAGTAACTATTTTAAGATCACGTTCCTCTTCCAGAATGCATCAGTG GAAAACAAATCACTAGCATGTGTGTTCTGGGATCTTGAAAATG ATACTGTTGCACATTGGAATTCCGCTGGATGTGTCACTGAGACAAAGGAAAATGAAACAATGTGCTCTTGTAACCACCTTTCATTCTTCGCTGTACTTATG TCTCCGGTCAGTGGCTCCAGTGCCAGTCTGAGCTCCTCCTCTGTGTGGTTGCTGACGTTGTTGTCCAGGGTGGGCTGTGGAATATCCCTCTGTTTCCTGTGTCTGGCTCTCCTCATCCACCTCAG AAGGGGAAAATCTGATGATTCCCTGTGCATCCACATCCACCTGTGTGTGGCGCTGCTGTGCCTCAACCTAACCTTCCTCATCAACGACAGCCTAGCCTCTCTTGGTGTCCATGGCCTGTGTGTTGCTACGGCAGCAGCCACCCACTACTCCCTGCTATGCACCCTCACCTGGTTCTCCCTGGAAGGCTTCCACCTCTATCTGCTCATCATCCGGGTCTTCAACATCCACGTCAACAGATACCTCCTCAAACTGGGCCTGGTAGGATGGGGTGAGTGCA GAATACCTGGCATAGTAGTTACCATAATTGTTGCTTGTGGCAAATATGGAGAATACAGAATATACCAGCAAGACGGTGGTGCTATTCAAAT GTGCTGGCTGACTGACTCCGCTCTGAACACGGTGTCCTTCTCGTACTTCGTGCTGACATTCGCGGTGAACATGCTGTGTTTTGGGTCTGTGACAGTGAAGGTGGTGAGGGCCCACCGTCAGAGTCCTGTCCTGAGGGAGAGGGGTATGAACAGGGGGACAGTACTCAGTCTGCTGGGTCTGGCCTGGCTCCTGGGGGTCTCCTGGGGGGTCCTGCTCTTCCAGTTTGGCCCCCTGAGGGAGACAGCCTTCTACATCTTCTGCACCATCAACTCTCTCCATG GCCTCTTCCTCTTTCTACGCTATTGGGCTTTAACTCGGCCAGAGAAGGCATCTATCTCCATGGCAACCACTGTATCTTCTTGA
- the LOC135547308 gene encoding adhesion G protein-coupled receptor G3-like isoform X1, translated as MKVPSASNMFQISQYGYGVFVLVVYFFVLVVYKASSSQPDCIGICESRGKDATEKPLCLDEKWHECFCTYQISSLTRTCTLIMEISHIQQCIDLYSRQVSFSFTWNTTCKLPNLSSGFSDCAINIKLPYVDNCKDRPQIKCVDQLTFIKITNQSTTGQATTIRIENKVTTKTSHIARECDSENIGLTYANNNLISVDAFVRKCIRNAKKIMNGQQLCSIKNIFQNITKQGPQKVILDSIKGSVTSHQKNNLLKFRMALPSTNNATLEKMDDIWLEIPTEALNAILGDMKQEVNLGAFWFENDSLFPVEENNTELLNSRVVSIDVGEDISGLSNYFKITFLFQNASVENKSLACVFWDLENDTVAHWNSAGCVTETKENETMCSCNHLSFFAVLMSPVSGSSASLSSSSVWLLTLLSRVGCGISLCFLCLALLIHLRRGKSDDSLCIHIHLCVALLCLNLTFLINDSLASLGVHGLCVATAAATHYSLLCTLTWFSLEGFHLYLLIIRVFNIHVNRYLLKLGLVGWGECRIPGIVVTIIVACGKYGEYRIYQQDGGAIQMCWLTDSALNTVSFSYFVLTFAVNMLCFGSVTVKVVRAHRQSPVLRERGMNRGTVLSLLGLAWLLGVSWGVLLFQFGPLRETAFYIFCTINSLHGLFLFLRYWALTRPEKASISMATTVSS; from the exons ATGAAAG TTCCATCTGCATCTAATATGTTTCAAATTTCACAATATGGCTATGGCGTTTTTGTGTTGGTGGTTTATTTTTTTGTGTTGGTGGTTTATAAAGCATCATCTTCCCAACCTG ATTGTATTGGTATTTGTGAGTCCCGAGGAAAGGATGCAACAGAGAAGCCACtttgtttggatgaaaaat GGCATGAATGCTTCTGCACTTATCAAATTTCCAGTCTTACACGGACGtgtactttaataatggaaataaGTCATATCCAGCAGTGCATCGATTTATACTCAAGACAGGTGTCATTTTCATTCACATGGAACACAACCTGCAAACTTCCTAACTTGTCGTCTGGATTTTCAG ATTGCGCCATCAACATCAAGCTGCCATATGTTGACAACTGCAAAGACAGACCTCAAATAAAATGTGTGGATCAATTGACCTTTATTAAAATTACAAATCAGTCCACTACTGGTCAGGCAACTACTATTAGAATTGAAAATAAAGTCACAACCAAAACCTCACACATTGCGAGAGAATGTGATTCTGAAAACATTGGACTGACTTATGCAAATAATAACCTGATCTCTGTTGATGCATTTGTCAGAAAATGCATAagaaatgcaaaaaaaataatgAATGGTCAGCAGTTATGTTCCATAAAAAA CATATTTCAGAACATTACCAAGCAGGGACCTCAGAAAGTGATCCTCGACAGCATCAAAGGTTCAGTGACATCACATCAGAAGAACAATTTGCTAAAGTTTAGAATGGCTCTACCCTCCACCAATAAT GCCACGTTGGAGAAGATGGATGACATTTGGTTGGAGATTCCTACTGAGGCTTTGAATGCTATTCTGGGAGACATGAAACAGGAAGTTAACCTGGGAGCATTTTGGTTTGAGAATGACAGCCTGTTCCCG GTGGAGGAGAACAACACTGAGCTCCTAAACAGTCGAGTGGTATCCATCGATGTGGGAGAGGACATCTCAGGCCTCAGTAACTATTTTAAGATCACGTTCCTCTTCCAGAATGCATCAGTG GAAAACAAATCACTAGCATGTGTGTTCTGGGATCTTGAAAATG ATACTGTTGCACATTGGAATTCCGCTGGATGTGTCACTGAGACAAAGGAAAATGAAACAATGTGCTCTTGTAACCACCTTTCATTCTTCGCTGTACTTATG TCTCCGGTCAGTGGCTCCAGTGCCAGTCTGAGCTCCTCCTCTGTGTGGTTGCTGACGTTGTTGTCCAGGGTGGGCTGTGGAATATCCCTCTGTTTCCTGTGTCTGGCTCTCCTCATCCACCTCAG AAGGGGAAAATCTGATGATTCCCTGTGCATCCACATCCACCTGTGTGTGGCGCTGCTGTGCCTCAACCTAACCTTCCTCATCAACGACAGCCTAGCCTCTCTTGGTGTCCATGGCCTGTGTGTTGCTACGGCAGCAGCCACCCACTACTCCCTGCTATGCACCCTCACCTGGTTCTCCCTGGAAGGCTTCCACCTCTATCTGCTCATCATCCGGGTCTTCAACATCCACGTCAACAGATACCTCCTCAAACTGGGCCTGGTAGGATGGGGTGAGTGCA GAATACCTGGCATAGTAGTTACCATAATTGTTGCTTGTGGCAAATATGGAGAATACAGAATATACCAGCAAGACGGTGGTGCTATTCAAAT GTGCTGGCTGACTGACTCCGCTCTGAACACGGTGTCCTTCTCGTACTTCGTGCTGACATTCGCGGTGAACATGCTGTGTTTTGGGTCTGTGACAGTGAAGGTGGTGAGGGCCCACCGTCAGAGTCCTGTCCTGAGGGAGAGGGGTATGAACAGGGGGACAGTACTCAGTCTGCTGGGTCTGGCCTGGCTCCTGGGGGTCTCCTGGGGGGTCCTGCTCTTCCAGTTTGGCCCCCTGAGGGAGACAGCCTTCTACATCTTCTGCACCATCAACTCTCTCCATG GCCTCTTCCTCTTTCTACGCTATTGGGCTTTAACTCGGCCAGAGAAGGCATCTATCTCCATGGCAACCACTGTATCTTCTTGA
- the LOC135547308 gene encoding adhesion G protein-coupled receptor G3-like isoform X2, translated as MKVPSASNMFQISQYGYGVFVLVVYFFVLVVYKASSSQPDCIGICESRGKDATEKPLCLDEKWHECFCTYQISSLTRTCTLIMEISHIQQCIDLYSRQVSFSFTWNTTCKLPNLSSGFSDCAINIKLPYVDNCKDRPQIKCVDQLTFIKITNQSTTGQATTIRIENKVTTKTSHIARECDSENIGLTYANNNLISVDAFVRKCIRNAKKIMNGQQLCSIKNIFQNITKQGPQKVILDSIKGSVTSHQKNNLLKFRMALPSTNNATLEKMDDIWLEIPTEALNAILGDMKQEVNLGAFWFENDSLFPVEENNTELLNSRVVSIDVGEDISGLSNYFKITFLFQNASVENKSLACVFWDLENDTVAHWNSAGCVTETKENETMCSCNHLSFFAVLMSPVSGSSASLSSSSVWLLTLLSRVGCGISLCFLCLALLIHLRRGKSDDSLCIHIHLCVALLCLNLTFLINDSLASLGVHGLCVATAAATHYSLLCTLTWFSLEGFHLYLLIIRVFNIHVNRYLLKLGLVGWGIPGIVVTIIVACGKYGEYRIYQQDGGAIQMCWLTDSALNTVSFSYFVLTFAVNMLCFGSVTVKVVRAHRQSPVLRERGMNRGTVLSLLGLAWLLGVSWGVLLFQFGPLRETAFYIFCTINSLHGLFLFLRYWALTRPEKASISMATTVSS; from the exons ATGAAAG TTCCATCTGCATCTAATATGTTTCAAATTTCACAATATGGCTATGGCGTTTTTGTGTTGGTGGTTTATTTTTTTGTGTTGGTGGTTTATAAAGCATCATCTTCCCAACCTG ATTGTATTGGTATTTGTGAGTCCCGAGGAAAGGATGCAACAGAGAAGCCACtttgtttggatgaaaaat GGCATGAATGCTTCTGCACTTATCAAATTTCCAGTCTTACACGGACGtgtactttaataatggaaataaGTCATATCCAGCAGTGCATCGATTTATACTCAAGACAGGTGTCATTTTCATTCACATGGAACACAACCTGCAAACTTCCTAACTTGTCGTCTGGATTTTCAG ATTGCGCCATCAACATCAAGCTGCCATATGTTGACAACTGCAAAGACAGACCTCAAATAAAATGTGTGGATCAATTGACCTTTATTAAAATTACAAATCAGTCCACTACTGGTCAGGCAACTACTATTAGAATTGAAAATAAAGTCACAACCAAAACCTCACACATTGCGAGAGAATGTGATTCTGAAAACATTGGACTGACTTATGCAAATAATAACCTGATCTCTGTTGATGCATTTGTCAGAAAATGCATAagaaatgcaaaaaaaataatgAATGGTCAGCAGTTATGTTCCATAAAAAA CATATTTCAGAACATTACCAAGCAGGGACCTCAGAAAGTGATCCTCGACAGCATCAAAGGTTCAGTGACATCACATCAGAAGAACAATTTGCTAAAGTTTAGAATGGCTCTACCCTCCACCAATAAT GCCACGTTGGAGAAGATGGATGACATTTGGTTGGAGATTCCTACTGAGGCTTTGAATGCTATTCTGGGAGACATGAAACAGGAAGTTAACCTGGGAGCATTTTGGTTTGAGAATGACAGCCTGTTCCCG GTGGAGGAGAACAACACTGAGCTCCTAAACAGTCGAGTGGTATCCATCGATGTGGGAGAGGACATCTCAGGCCTCAGTAACTATTTTAAGATCACGTTCCTCTTCCAGAATGCATCAGTG GAAAACAAATCACTAGCATGTGTGTTCTGGGATCTTGAAAATG ATACTGTTGCACATTGGAATTCCGCTGGATGTGTCACTGAGACAAAGGAAAATGAAACAATGTGCTCTTGTAACCACCTTTCATTCTTCGCTGTACTTATG TCTCCGGTCAGTGGCTCCAGTGCCAGTCTGAGCTCCTCCTCTGTGTGGTTGCTGACGTTGTTGTCCAGGGTGGGCTGTGGAATATCCCTCTGTTTCCTGTGTCTGGCTCTCCTCATCCACCTCAG AAGGGGAAAATCTGATGATTCCCTGTGCATCCACATCCACCTGTGTGTGGCGCTGCTGTGCCTCAACCTAACCTTCCTCATCAACGACAGCCTAGCCTCTCTTGGTGTCCATGGCCTGTGTGTTGCTACGGCAGCAGCCACCCACTACTCCCTGCTATGCACCCTCACCTGGTTCTCCCTGGAAGGCTTCCACCTCTATCTGCTCATCATCCGGGTCTTCAACATCCACGTCAACAGATACCTCCTCAAACTGGGCCTGGTAGGATGGG GAATACCTGGCATAGTAGTTACCATAATTGTTGCTTGTGGCAAATATGGAGAATACAGAATATACCAGCAAGACGGTGGTGCTATTCAAAT GTGCTGGCTGACTGACTCCGCTCTGAACACGGTGTCCTTCTCGTACTTCGTGCTGACATTCGCGGTGAACATGCTGTGTTTTGGGTCTGTGACAGTGAAGGTGGTGAGGGCCCACCGTCAGAGTCCTGTCCTGAGGGAGAGGGGTATGAACAGGGGGACAGTACTCAGTCTGCTGGGTCTGGCCTGGCTCCTGGGGGTCTCCTGGGGGGTCCTGCTCTTCCAGTTTGGCCCCCTGAGGGAGACAGCCTTCTACATCTTCTGCACCATCAACTCTCTCCATG GCCTCTTCCTCTTTCTACGCTATTGGGCTTTAACTCGGCCAGAGAAGGCATCTATCTCCATGGCAACCACTGTATCTTCTTGA